A section of the Mesobacillus jeotgali genome encodes:
- a CDS encoding branched-chain amino acid ABC transporter permease, whose protein sequence is MAKVVNKRNIILALLLFAIVFPLITQNDYFIHVMTLSFIWMIGVYGLNLLAGYTGYLSLAHAGFFAIGAYSLGLLTVKAQMNFWLAFVLSLVITSILGFLVGLIALRTKEHFFAIYTLCVGYIIYLIIDKWDSLTEGVRGLIGIPAPANIGPVSFETPLSQYYLVLAILLLVILVVYRIVHSLTGRTYMAIRNSEDLAQTIGISTMKNKLEVFVLSTFFAGLSGALYASFIRFIGPDIGNIVITFDLLTYLLIGGIGTLSGPIVGTVLVVWISQQLQFLQDYRMLIFGPVLTLLVIFYPRGIAGAVGGWSLKRAEKKLQNSKVRAGSSQSPITADNQVKEG, encoded by the coding sequence ATGGCGAAAGTGGTCAATAAACGCAATATCATACTTGCACTCTTGTTATTTGCGATTGTATTTCCATTAATTACGCAAAACGATTATTTCATCCATGTAATGACTCTTTCATTCATCTGGATGATTGGGGTGTATGGGCTTAACCTATTGGCCGGCTATACGGGATATCTATCACTGGCGCATGCTGGATTTTTCGCGATAGGCGCTTATTCTTTAGGCTTACTAACGGTAAAAGCTCAGATGAATTTTTGGCTTGCTTTTGTGCTTTCACTAGTCATTACAAGCATTCTTGGGTTTTTAGTCGGCCTGATAGCCTTACGGACAAAAGAGCATTTCTTTGCCATTTACACCCTGTGTGTCGGGTATATCATTTACCTTATCATCGATAAATGGGACAGTCTAACAGAAGGCGTCCGCGGTTTGATTGGAATTCCAGCACCGGCGAATATCGGGCCTGTTTCTTTTGAGACACCTCTATCACAATATTATCTCGTTCTGGCGATTCTGCTTTTGGTCATTCTGGTTGTTTATCGGATTGTGCACTCTTTGACAGGAAGGACATACATGGCAATTCGCAACAGCGAGGACCTCGCACAGACGATTGGAATCTCAACAATGAAAAATAAACTGGAAGTATTCGTGCTGTCGACTTTTTTTGCCGGCCTGTCAGGAGCGCTTTATGCCTCATTCATCCGCTTTATCGGACCTGATATTGGGAACATCGTTATCACGTTTGATTTGCTGACATATCTGCTGATTGGAGGAATAGGCACTCTGTCTGGACCCATCGTGGGCACTGTATTGGTAGTATGGATCTCACAGCAGCTCCAGTTTCTTCAGGATTACCGGATGCTCATTTTCGGTCCTGTTTTAACACTCCTGGTTATTTTTTACCCTCGTGGGATCGCCGGGGCAGTCGGCGGCTGGAGCTTAAAACGTGCTGAGAAAAAACTGCAGAATTCCAAGGTGCGAGCAGGTTCCTCGCAAAGCCCTATCACTGCAGACAATCAGGTTAAGGAGGGTTGA
- a CDS encoding ABC transporter ATP-binding protein, which produces MFLETKKLTKKFGGLTAVNSVDFSIEKGKINAIIGPNGAGKSTFFNLISGFHPPTSGNIIFKGQDITNLPSNKIAELGIARTFQTTNLFEQSTVLDNVFVGHRLRTKSNLMDAVFRSKRLKRDEEKCLEKAIEVIEFAGLQKVSDKLVGSLTQEEKKRTAFALALATEPEIVFLDEPAAGVNPDETEGLAELIRKMANKGITVCLIEHKMQMIMKLADKIMVLNYGEKIAEGNADEIRNNPIVIKAYLGGSASA; this is translated from the coding sequence ATGTTTCTGGAAACCAAGAAGTTAACAAAGAAATTCGGCGGGCTGACGGCCGTTAATAGTGTTGATTTTTCTATAGAAAAAGGGAAAATCAATGCGATTATCGGTCCGAACGGAGCAGGCAAGTCGACTTTTTTCAATCTTATAAGCGGCTTCCACCCTCCGACATCAGGGAATATTATTTTTAAAGGCCAGGACATTACAAACCTGCCTTCAAATAAAATAGCGGAACTGGGAATAGCTCGTACCTTTCAAACGACAAACCTTTTTGAACAATCCACTGTCCTTGATAACGTGTTCGTCGGTCACAGACTAAGGACAAAATCCAATTTAATGGATGCGGTTTTTAGGTCAAAAAGACTAAAAAGGGATGAAGAAAAATGCCTTGAAAAAGCGATAGAGGTCATAGAATTCGCAGGATTGCAAAAAGTGTCAGACAAACTAGTCGGCAGTCTTACTCAGGAAGAAAAGAAACGGACCGCGTTTGCACTGGCATTGGCAACAGAGCCTGAAATTGTGTTCCTTGATGAACCTGCAGCAGGAGTGAACCCTGACGAAACGGAGGGATTGGCTGAACTGATAAGAAAAATGGCCAATAAAGGGATTACTGTCTGTTTGATCGAGCACAAAATGCAAATGATCATGAAGCTGGCAGATAAAATCATGGTCCTCAATTACGGAGAGAAGATTGCTGAGGGAAATGCAGACGAAATACGGAACAATCCTATTGTCATCAAGGCTTACCTGGGAGGGAGCGCCAGTGCTTGA
- a CDS encoding ABC transporter ATP-binding protein yields MLELRDVTVKYGSYAAVQNVSLEVAPGEVVVLLGANGAGKSTIFKTISGLNKCSLGDILFEGELLNIRSPDKIVQSGIVQCAEGRKLFPSMTVYENLRMGAYVHRRHKKGIKDSMEHVFELFPILKEKQHDMAGSLSGGQQQMLAIGRALMAKPKLMLLDEPSIGLAPLIVEQMFEVIQTINREGTTILLAEQNANAALKIANKGYVFENGSVVLEGTSDELFANEDIKKAYIGA; encoded by the coding sequence GTGCTTGAACTGAGAGATGTTACAGTTAAATATGGCAGCTATGCAGCTGTCCAAAATGTCAGCCTTGAAGTTGCTCCTGGAGAAGTCGTTGTCCTTCTAGGAGCGAACGGTGCCGGAAAAAGCACGATTTTCAAGACAATCAGCGGATTAAATAAATGCTCTTTAGGAGATATCCTCTTTGAGGGAGAACTACTAAATATACGAAGTCCTGATAAAATCGTGCAATCGGGCATTGTCCAATGCGCTGAGGGGCGAAAGCTGTTTCCATCCATGACAGTATATGAGAATTTGAGAATGGGCGCTTATGTTCACCGGAGGCACAAAAAAGGGATAAAAGATTCAATGGAACACGTGTTTGAACTGTTTCCGATTCTAAAAGAGAAACAGCACGATATGGCAGGTTCACTCAGCGGCGGGCAGCAGCAAATGCTGGCTATTGGGAGGGCATTGATGGCAAAGCCAAAACTTATGCTTCTTGATGAGCCCTCAATCGGCCTTGCACCGTTGATTGTCGAGCAAATGTTTGAAGTGATCCAGACCATCAATCGAGAGGGAACCACCATCCTGCTTGCCGAACAAAATGCGAATGCTGCCCTGAAAATTGCAAATAAAGGCTATGTATTCGAAAACGGTTCTGTAGTACTGGAAGGAACATCCGATGAATTATTTGCAAATGAAGACATAAAAAAGGCATATATCGGTGCCTAA
- a CDS encoding ABC transporter substrate-binding protein yields the protein MKKSKLLLVLSVMFALIFTLAACNSSEKTGTGGNDSKAAPGEGTINIGYTGPLSGPAAFYGERTLNGVQMAAEELNAAGGIEVNGKKYKFNIVSLDDKYLPNEAGANAKRLMQENKTPIIFTPHSGGVAAMQVFNQQEKFIIGAYTSEPKVTEGGNKLTVRIPPRYDGYLEPFTNYTMEKFGKKIAFLPTASQYGKDWAEKLQPHWEKAGGKVVFNSSIDFAKDTDFFTIITNALKEKPDVLFIGGPSEPTAKVAKQARELGFKGGFIVMDQAKFDEMKKVTGSYDILNGAIGVMPLVNSDSPGIPEFVKNYKAKYNEDPGSEAGLNYIAMHVFAEAIKAAGSVDDPEKIMAHMQDGLDNLPEDKKVYVIPKIDPNGGFEGELIVAAIEDGKVVPIKAD from the coding sequence ATGAAGAAGTCCAAATTATTGCTGGTCTTAAGTGTAATGTTTGCCTTGATTTTCACTCTAGCCGCTTGCAACAGTTCAGAAAAAACAGGTACAGGAGGTAACGATTCAAAGGCAGCGCCAGGTGAAGGAACAATTAATATTGGATATACAGGTCCATTGAGCGGACCCGCTGCATTTTATGGCGAAAGGACATTGAACGGTGTCCAGATGGCAGCTGAAGAACTTAATGCAGCAGGTGGAATTGAAGTAAACGGCAAGAAGTATAAATTTAATATTGTCTCACTGGACGATAAGTACTTGCCTAATGAAGCAGGAGCGAATGCAAAAAGACTCATGCAGGAAAACAAAACACCTATTATCTTTACCCCTCACAGCGGTGGTGTGGCAGCTATGCAAGTATTTAACCAGCAGGAAAAATTCATTATTGGAGCCTATACTAGTGAACCTAAGGTAACAGAAGGAGGAAATAAGTTAACGGTTAGAATCCCTCCCCGTTATGACGGCTATCTGGAGCCATTCACTAATTATACTATGGAGAAGTTCGGCAAGAAAATCGCCTTCCTGCCGACAGCTTCACAGTATGGAAAGGACTGGGCCGAAAAGCTTCAGCCTCACTGGGAAAAAGCCGGCGGGAAAGTGGTTTTTAATTCGTCAATTGACTTTGCGAAGGACACTGATTTCTTTACGATCATTACCAATGCTTTAAAGGAGAAGCCTGATGTACTATTCATTGGCGGACCTTCAGAGCCAACAGCAAAAGTAGCCAAACAGGCTAGGGAGTTAGGCTTTAAAGGTGGATTTATCGTGATGGACCAGGCCAAATTCGACGAGATGAAAAAAGTTACAGGCAGCTATGACATTCTAAACGGTGCAATTGGTGTCATGCCGCTCGTCAACTCAGATAGTCCCGGCATACCAGAATTCGTTAAAAACTATAAAGCAAAATACAATGAGGATCCAGGTTCTGAAGCTGGCTTGAATTACATTGCGATGCATGTTTTTGCGGAAGCCATAAAAGCCGCTGGTTCTGTTGATGATCCAGAAAAAATAATGGCCCATATGCAGGACGGGCTGGATAACCTGCCGGAGGACAAAAAAGTGTATGTAATCCCAAAAATCGACCCTAATGGCGGATTTGAAGGTGAGCTGATTGTGGCAGCGATAGAGGATGGAAAAGTCGTGCCAATAAAGGCTGATTAA